A DNA window from Mycobacterium sp. IDR2000157661 contains the following coding sequences:
- the uvrA gene encoding excinuclease ABC subunit UvrA, producing the protein MADRLVVKGAREHNLRSVDLELPRDALIVFTGLSGSGKSSLAFDTIFAEGQRRYVESLSAYARQFLGQMDKPDVDFIEGLSPAVSIDQKSTNRNPRSTVGTITEVYDYLRLLYARAGTPHCPVCGQRIARQTPQQIVDQVLAMDEGLRFQVLAPVVRTRKGEFVDLFDKLNTQGYSRVRVDGVVHPLTDPPKLKKQEKHDIEVVVDRLTVKASAKQRLTDSIETALNLADGIVVLEFVDREDDHPHREQRFSEKLACPNGHPLAVDDLEPRSFSFNSPYGACPECLGLGVRKEVDPELVVPDPELTLAEGAIAPWSMGQTADYFTRMLAGLGDQLGFDVNTPWKKLPAKARKAILEGCDEQVHVRYKNRYGRTRSYYADFEGVMAFLQRRMEQTDSEQMKERYEGFMRDVPCPECEGSRLKPEILAVTLTAGEFGPRSIAEVAELSIADCSQFLNALTLGPREQAIAGQVLKEIQSRLGFLLDVGLDYLSLSRAAATLSGGEAQRIRLATQIGSGLVGVLYVLDEPSIGLHQRDNRRLIDTLVRLRDLGNTLIVVEHDLDTIAHADWVVDIGPAAGEHGGQIVHSGPYEELLKNPESLTGAYLSGKEEIEVPAIRRPVDKKRQVTVVGAREHNLREIDVTFPLGVLTSVTGVSGSGKSTLVNDILAAVMANKLNGARQVPGRHTRVTGLDKLDKLVRVDQSPIGRTPRSNPATYTGVFDKIRTLFAATTEAKVRGYQPGRFSFNVKGGRCEACSGDGTIKIEMNFLPDVYVPCEVCQGARYNRETLEVHYKGKTIAEVLDMSIEEAAEFFAPITSIHRYLKTLVDVGLGYVRLGQPAPTLSGGEAQRVKLASELQKRSTGRTVYILDEPTTGLHFEDIRKLLKVINGLVDKGNTVIVIEHNLDVIKTSDWIVDMGPDGGAGGGTVVATGTPEDVALNPDSYTGHFLAEALGVPRRKANGRKRGKVSA; encoded by the coding sequence GTGGCTGACCGCCTTGTCGTCAAGGGTGCGCGGGAGCACAACCTGCGAAGCGTTGATCTTGAACTTCCGCGCGACGCGCTGATCGTCTTCACCGGACTGTCGGGATCGGGCAAGTCGTCGTTGGCCTTCGACACGATCTTCGCCGAGGGCCAGCGACGCTACGTCGAGTCGCTGTCGGCGTACGCGCGCCAGTTCCTCGGGCAGATGGACAAGCCGGACGTCGACTTCATCGAGGGTCTGTCGCCTGCGGTGTCCATCGACCAGAAATCGACGAACCGCAACCCGCGCTCGACGGTCGGCACCATCACCGAGGTGTACGACTACCTGCGCCTGCTCTACGCGCGCGCCGGCACCCCGCACTGCCCGGTCTGCGGGCAGCGCATCGCCCGCCAGACCCCCCAGCAGATCGTCGACCAGGTGCTGGCGATGGACGAGGGCCTGCGGTTCCAGGTGCTCGCCCCGGTGGTGCGCACCCGCAAGGGCGAGTTCGTCGACCTGTTCGACAAGTTGAACACGCAGGGCTACAGCCGCGTCCGGGTCGACGGCGTGGTGCATCCGCTGACCGATCCGCCCAAGCTCAAGAAGCAGGAGAAGCACGACATCGAGGTCGTCGTGGACCGGCTCACCGTGAAGGCCAGTGCCAAGCAGCGGTTGACCGACTCGATCGAGACGGCGCTGAACCTCGCCGACGGCATCGTGGTGCTCGAGTTCGTCGATCGCGAGGACGACCATCCGCACCGGGAGCAGCGGTTCTCCGAGAAGCTGGCCTGCCCGAACGGTCACCCGCTTGCCGTCGACGACCTCGAGCCGCGGTCGTTCTCGTTCAACTCGCCCTACGGCGCCTGCCCCGAGTGCCTGGGGCTGGGTGTCCGCAAGGAGGTCGACCCCGAGCTGGTCGTGCCCGATCCCGAGCTGACGTTGGCCGAGGGCGCCATCGCGCCGTGGTCGATGGGGCAGACCGCGGACTACTTCACTCGGATGCTGGCCGGGCTCGGCGACCAGCTCGGGTTCGACGTCAACACGCCGTGGAAGAAGTTGCCTGCCAAGGCGCGCAAGGCGATTCTCGAGGGCTGCGACGAACAGGTGCACGTGCGGTACAAGAACCGCTACGGCCGAACGCGTTCGTACTACGCCGATTTCGAAGGTGTCATGGCGTTCCTGCAGCGCCGCATGGAGCAGACCGACTCCGAGCAGATGAAGGAGCGCTACGAGGGCTTCATGCGGGACGTGCCCTGCCCCGAGTGCGAGGGCTCGCGCCTCAAGCCCGAGATCCTGGCGGTGACGTTGACGGCGGGGGAGTTCGGGCCGCGGTCCATCGCCGAAGTCGCCGAGTTGTCGATAGCGGACTGCTCACAGTTCCTCAACGCGCTGACGCTGGGCCCACGCGAGCAGGCCATCGCCGGTCAGGTGCTGAAGGAGATCCAGTCGCGGCTGGGCTTCCTACTCGACGTCGGCCTCGATTACCTGTCGTTGTCGCGGGCCGCGGCGACGCTCTCCGGCGGTGAGGCACAACGGATCCGGCTGGCCACGCAGATCGGCTCCGGGCTGGTCGGCGTGCTCTATGTGCTCGACGAACCCTCGATCGGCCTGCACCAGCGCGACAACCGCAGGCTCATCGACACGCTCGTGCGGTTGCGGGATCTGGGCAACACGCTGATCGTCGTCGAGCACGACCTCGACACCATCGCCCATGCCGACTGGGTGGTCGACATCGGCCCGGCGGCCGGGGAACACGGCGGGCAGATCGTCCACAGCGGCCCTTACGAGGAGCTGCTCAAGAATCCGGAATCCCTTACCGGCGCTTATCTTTCGGGCAAGGAGGAAATCGAGGTCCCGGCGATCCGGCGCCCGGTCGACAAGAAGCGGCAGGTCACTGTCGTCGGCGCCAGGGAGCACAACCTGCGAGAGATCGACGTCACGTTCCCGCTGGGCGTGCTGACGTCGGTCACCGGCGTGTCGGGTTCAGGCAAATCGACGCTGGTCAACGACATCCTGGCCGCGGTGATGGCCAACAAACTCAACGGCGCCCGCCAGGTGCCCGGCCGGCACACGCGGGTCACCGGCCTGGACAAGCTCGACAAGCTGGTGCGCGTCGACCAGTCGCCCATCGGCAGGACGCCGCGGTCGAACCCGGCCACCTACACCGGTGTGTTCGACAAGATCCGGACGTTGTTCGCCGCGACCACCGAGGCGAAGGTGCGCGGCTATCAGCCGGGCCGGTTCTCGTTCAACGTCAAAGGCGGCCGCTGCGAGGCGTGTTCGGGCGACGGCACCATCAAGATCGAGATGAATTTCCTGCCCGACGTGTATGTGCCGTGTGAAGTGTGCCAGGGCGCGCGGTACAACCGGGAGACGCTCGAGGTGCACTACAAGGGCAAGACCATCGCCGAGGTGCTCGACATGTCGATCGAGGAGGCGGCGGAGTTCTTCGCGCCGATAACCTCGATCCACCGCTACCTCAAGACGCTCGTCGACGTCGGCCTGGGCTACGTGCGCCTGGGCCAGCCCGCGCCGACGCTGTCCGGCGGTGAGGCACAGCGGGTGAAGCTGGCCTCCGAACTGCAGAAGCGCTCGACGGGCCGCACCGTCTACATCCTCGACGAGCCCACAACCGGTCTGCACTTCGAGGACATCCGCAAGCTGCTCAAGGTGATCAACGGTCTGGTGGACAAGGGCAACACGGTGATCGTCATCGAGCACAACCTCGACGTGATCAAGACGTCGGACTGGATCGTCGACATGGGCCCCGACGGCGGTGCCGGGGGCGGCACGGTAGTCGCGACCGGCACCCCGGAGGACGTCGCGCTCAACCCCGACAGCTACACGGGACACTTTCTCGCCGAAGCGCTGGGCGTGCCGCGGCGGAAGGCCAACGGCCGCAAGCGCGGCAAGGTCAGCGCCTAG
- a CDS encoding MBL fold metallo-hydrolase, with amino-acid sequence MTVVQDNYTGHVDPGTAARRTLPGASVVKVSVGPMDNNAYLITCSRTGETLLIDAANDVPVLLELIEKCAPKLSLIVTSHQHFDHVQALEEIAKATGAPTAAHRLDAEALPVQPDRVLEHGDTIKIGELTFDVIHLQGHTPGSVALALDGADEATHLFTGDCLFPGGPGRTTHPNDFDSLMSGLETKVFGRFDDATVVYPGHGDDTTLGAERPYLAEWRDRGW; translated from the coding sequence ATGACCGTCGTCCAGGACAACTACACCGGCCATGTCGACCCCGGGACCGCGGCTCGGCGCACGCTTCCGGGTGCATCGGTCGTGAAGGTCTCGGTGGGACCGATGGACAACAACGCCTACCTGATCACCTGTTCCCGAACGGGCGAGACACTACTCATCGACGCCGCCAACGACGTGCCCGTCCTACTCGAGCTAATCGAGAAATGTGCACCGAAGCTCTCGCTGATCGTCACCAGCCACCAGCACTTCGACCACGTTCAGGCGCTCGAGGAGATCGCGAAGGCGACCGGTGCGCCGACAGCCGCGCACCGACTGGACGCCGAGGCTCTGCCGGTCCAGCCCGACCGGGTCCTGGAACACGGCGACACGATCAAGATCGGCGAGCTGACGTTCGACGTGATTCACCTGCAGGGCCACACGCCCGGCTCGGTTGCGCTCGCGCTGGACGGGGCCGACGAGGCGACCCACCTGTTCACCGGCGACTGCCTCTTCCCGGGCGGTCCTGGACGTACAACACACCCGAACGATTTCGACTCGCTGATGAGCGGCCTTGAAACCAAGGTATTCGGCCGCTTTGACGACGCCACGGTCGTCTACCCCGGCCACGGCGACGACACCACCCTTGGCGCCGAGCGTCCATACCTTGCCGAGTGGCGCGATCGCGGCTGGTAG
- a CDS encoding tyrosine-type recombinase/integrase, which translates to MSGPAPRPFPPAWAGLVDAYLAAERGAGRSPATIATRRGHLAFMARGLRCGPARVTTAGILAWFGRQTWSIETRRSHRNTAVSFFGWAHRAGHLSTNPAADLPVMRAAAPAPRPAPDTAWSAAIAGADRRVRLMLRLAAEAGLRRAEIARVHRRDLTCGPAGAELLVHGKGGKLRVVPIGDDLAVAIAGADGFLFPGDEDGHLSPRWVGKLMAGALPDHWTAHTLRHRFATRAYRGSRNLRAVQTLLGHSSVATTERYTAVDDDETRAAMLAAQ; encoded by the coding sequence GTGAGCGGGCCGGCGCCACGACCGTTCCCGCCGGCGTGGGCTGGCCTGGTCGACGCCTACCTAGCGGCTGAGCGCGGCGCGGGCCGGTCGCCGGCCACCATCGCCACCCGGCGCGGGCACCTGGCCTTCATGGCGCGCGGGCTCCGCTGCGGACCGGCGCGGGTCACCACGGCCGGGATCCTGGCGTGGTTCGGCCGGCAGACGTGGAGCATCGAAACCCGGCGCAGTCACCGCAACACGGCCGTGTCGTTCTTCGGGTGGGCGCATCGCGCCGGCCACCTGTCGACGAACCCGGCCGCGGACCTGCCGGTGATGCGCGCCGCGGCGCCGGCGCCGCGGCCAGCCCCCGACACAGCATGGTCCGCCGCGATCGCCGGCGCGGATCGGCGGGTGCGGCTGATGCTGCGGCTTGCCGCCGAGGCGGGCCTACGGCGCGCCGAGATAGCCCGCGTGCATCGTCGCGACCTGACGTGTGGGCCGGCCGGCGCCGAGCTCCTAGTCCACGGCAAGGGCGGAAAGCTGCGCGTCGTCCCGATCGGCGACGACCTGGCCGTCGCGATCGCCGGCGCCGACGGGTTCCTGTTCCCAGGCGACGAGGACGGTCACCTGTCGCCGCGATGGGTCGGCAAGCTGATGGCCGGCGCACTTCCCGACCACTGGACCGCCCACACGCTGCGCCACAGGTTCGCCACCAGGGCGTACCGCGGGAGCCGCAACCTGCGCGCGGTACAAACCCTGCTCGGCCATTCCAGCGTTGCGACTACCGAGCGTTACACCGCGGTCGACGACGATGAAACACGGGCTGCGATGCTCGCCGCTCAGTAG
- a CDS encoding ribosome modulation factor → MTFREDAVAALRAGQNAEIGDMNPYRGKSLALAKCWQRGYQTMLTIRTAATPARQKYLRARARAGSN, encoded by the coding sequence GTGACGTTCCGCGAGGACGCCGTAGCGGCGCTGCGGGCCGGCCAGAACGCCGAAATCGGCGACATGAACCCGTACCGCGGGAAGTCGCTGGCGCTGGCGAAGTGCTGGCAGCGCGGTTATCAGACCATGCTCACGATCCGCACGGCAGCGACGCCGGCGCGACAGAAGTATCTACGGGCTCGGGCCCGCGCCGGCTCGAACTGA
- a CDS encoding HNH endonuclease yields MPFATKAIRDRARKRIAHRVRAGEPCCFCGQPIDLTVPWPDPWSFVVDHQTPTSRGGDDHGHDQLRPAHKQCNERRSNQPDGTIGRNSGVLG; encoded by the coding sequence ATGCCGTTCGCCACCAAAGCCATCCGCGACCGAGCACGCAAGCGCATCGCCCACCGCGTCCGCGCCGGCGAACCCTGCTGCTTCTGTGGCCAACCCATCGACCTCACAGTGCCTTGGCCCGACCCCTGGTCCTTCGTCGTCGACCACCAGACCCCCACCAGCCGCGGCGGCGACGACCACGGCCACGACCAGCTAAGGCCCGCCCACAAGCAATGCAACGAACGCCGCAGCAACCAACCCGACGGCACCATCGGCCGCAACTCAGGCGTACTCGGATGA
- a CDS encoding aldehyde dehydrogenase, whose amino-acid sequence MQHLITAQTHARTVAQTAETLGAPLPAAYLDALDRADALAGAVSPIAKASAGQLTNAAISALEQGRDPHTDKAVQRLLTSRVLASSGIEQAARTHVNQLLAAALCDHADEVLTGWADALEPYAADLYAAAEAVPHLNVTDTDRAIKTGGETMHHLHKVQAAVVAWEAATHGFNMLGMVAGIRSGPRTAPLILTPASHDDLEPAYELKPAGDLDVWELAKFGLPLRLATLGEYMERVAQFQADRAAAQREDEQRSKDRLVKSW is encoded by the coding sequence ATGCAACACCTAATCACGGCGCAAACCCACGCGCGGACCGTCGCCCAGACAGCCGAAACGCTCGGCGCCCCGCTGCCAGCCGCCTATCTCGACGCCCTCGACCGGGCCGACGCCCTCGCCGGCGCCGTCTCCCCGATCGCCAAGGCTTCAGCGGGCCAGCTGACGAACGCGGCGATCAGCGCGCTCGAACAGGGCCGCGACCCGCACACCGACAAGGCTGTTCAACGCCTACTCACGTCCCGCGTGCTCGCCTCGTCGGGGATCGAACAGGCCGCGCGTACCCACGTCAACCAGCTGCTAGCTGCGGCGCTCTGCGACCATGCGGACGAGGTTCTGACCGGGTGGGCGGACGCGCTCGAACCGTATGCGGCCGACCTGTACGCCGCGGCGGAAGCGGTACCGCATCTGAACGTCACCGACACCGACCGCGCCATCAAGACCGGCGGCGAAACCATGCACCACCTACACAAAGTCCAAGCCGCCGTAGTGGCTTGGGAAGCAGCAACCCACGGATTCAACATGTTGGGGATGGTCGCCGGCATCCGCAGCGGCCCGCGAACCGCGCCGCTGATCCTCACGCCCGCCAGCCATGACGACCTCGAGCCGGCATACGAACTCAAGCCGGCAGGCGACCTCGACGTGTGGGAACTGGCGAAGTTCGGTTTGCCGCTGCGGCTCGCGACGCTCGGCGAATACATGGAACGGGTCGCGCAGTTCCAAGCGGACCGCGCAGCCGCCCAACGCGAGGACGAGCAGCGGAGCAAGGACAGGCTCGTCAAGTCCTGGTAG
- a CDS encoding RNA polymerase subunit sigma has protein sequence MSDKRTDDANRRLLHQLERTQRTSDERTEEVNRRFARQLFTDDGQVLDDEQHQGDDGADEQRRWVRALFADTDQEPVIAGLAAGKTVGRTTPPGPERVDKGR, from the coding sequence ATGAGCGACAAACGCACCGACGACGCCAACCGGCGACTCCTACACCAACTTGAAAGGACCCAACGCACCAGCGACGAACGCACCGAAGAAGTCAACCGCCGATTCGCGCGCCAGCTATTCACCGACGACGGCCAGGTGCTCGACGACGAACAGCACCAGGGCGACGACGGCGCCGACGAACAACGCCGCTGGGTGCGCGCCCTGTTCGCGGACACCGACCAGGAGCCCGTCATCGCCGGACTCGCCGCCGGCAAGACCGTCGGCCGGACCACACCACCCGGACCGGAGCGCGTCGACAAAGGCCGCTAA